AAGCAGGTTAGTCTGATATGTTCATTCTAGAAGTTTGTTTTTCATCCCTTCCATCTATTGATACCTTgacaatataattattattttaagttACAGCAGTCCTTCACTTCTTAGTAGCAAAACTGCAAGAACAGGTTTATTGACAATCATCTTATTTTTCTTTGTAGAAAACACTAGAAAAGTCTACAAGAACCTACGAGTAAAAAGTGAGCATGATGACATAAATTCTGTGAACAGAGTAGATGTACTGATCCCAGAAGTTATTCAGGTGGAGTCCTATGATTCAGATTTTTTGCTTCAATAACTTTTATCAGTTAAACAATGCCTTctgatattttctattttattcaCAAAATTTGTTCCTTAAATTGCTAATAGCAGTCATCTGAGAGGGTCCTCATTCTGGAATATATGGATGGCATTCGTTTAAATGACAAGGCATCACTGGATGAATATGGTGTGGACAAGCAAAAGCTTGTTGAAGAAATTACATGTGCATATGCTCATCAAATATATGTTGATGGGTTTTTCAATGGTGACCCACATCCAGGTATGCTTCCTTGTGGCCATTTTACTTCTTTTTTCTTTCGAGTATTTTGAACTGAGAAGTGGGTCACATGCTATTTTGCTAGCAGATATAGCTGACAGTCAAATTTCTGCTAATTGGTAAATATTGCCAATTTCTTATATGGCTTCCTTTAATCTAGGGAAAAATAACTAAACTCCAGTAAATTTATATACATAGGATGCAATTGAATCTTGTATAAGAAGAATGCGGGCAATGACAAATTTATCTGTTACCATggaatttaataaaatataatcgTGCTGCTAGTTCATTCCAGCCAACCTATATCCATTGCCATGCTTCTATACAAATAAGCGAACTGAGCTATTATCAGTGGTTGGTGCCACTTCTACTCTAAAATTTTGAATCTTGGTATAGCTTGACATGGAAGTTCTATCTATGTAGGCatttctcttcccttttcctataataataataacttattGTTGATCATGTATCTGCTAAAGTGATGACATATCAATTCTTGGTGGCCTTTTTTTGTAGGAAATTTTCTTGTGAGCAAGGAACCCCCCCATCGTCCAATTCTGCTTGACTTTGGCCTTACGAAGTTGATATCAAGCTCTATGAAACAGGCACTAGCAAAAATGTTTTTGGCATGTGCTGAGGTAAGTACCAAATAAAAATTTCAATGAATGACGTTCTACCTATGTTGAGCTATACTATTACTTGATCATACCTATGTGTAGTGAACCAATAAATACCGATTGGTACATACTAGTTCAACTGGcatttaaaattttgtttatatataCATCTAAGATATGTTTACACTTAGGTATATATGCATAAATCTATTTTGTCCATTTGGATGTTATGCAGTTGCAGTTAAAAATTCCCTATAGAACTAGATTTACTGCATTTTTCAGCTGCTACTACCTTGTAGGATTTTTAAAGATGCATTATTGAAGATGTTAAAAGTTCAAATATGCACTACTATACTTTTGTCATCATATGTCTGTTATCAGGAAAGTAACAGTCTCTATCTAttctttaaaataatatttattacagCATAAAATGTTCTATGGCAGGGGGACCATGTAGCTTTATTGGCAGCCTTCACAGAGATGGGACTTAAATTGCGCCTTGACATGCCTGACCAGGCTATGGACATTGCATCAGTATTTTTTCGCAATTCCACACCAGCAAGTGAAGCACTTGTGAGTTTAATTGCTGTCTGCTTCAAGATTGAtggtttatatttttcttttcattttggaaGATTCAAGTGAGATTCATAGATCAAGTAAATAATCCCATGCATTCTTCTATGAAGGAAAATGTGAAATCTTTGGCTGATCAAAGAGAgaagaatatgaagtttattcaaGAAAAGATGAAGTTGAACAAAAAGGAAGTTCAGCATTTTAACCCTGTAAGTTCAGTACTTTTTCCAAAGAGCTATTTATAAGTTCTTTTTGATAATTTATTTCATGGAAGCCAACAGGAATAAGTTGTATGCTTTACATATATATAATCTTGTGTATGCATAAatctatatatctatgtatatgaattttattttcaTATGTATACTCCTAGAAGTTATTTAGGGATTTATATACTACACAAATTATACATGCCGACATATGTATGCATTTAGGCAAGCTTGAATTCTTTGTTAAATTAGGCAAAATTCCCTTTAAAGAAATCGAGAGACCATATTCATGTTGCAAAATTGAAACTTTGCCTTCTCCAGGTTGATGCTTTCCCAGGTGATGCAGTTATATTTATAAGGGTAGTAAATCTTCTTCGAGGTCTGTTTGGACTCATCTCTCTCTTAGATATTATATGTGAATGCATTACAGATGAAAACGATGCTTTTTCAGGGCTTTCTTCTACACTTGATGTTCGTATTGTTTATTTGGACATCATGAAACCATTTGCTGAGTCAACACTACTAGGGTGAGTATCTCGGTTGCATGCTGTCACTGTTAAACTCCATTTCATTTTCTTATCTTAGGATTGTCATATTATATATCTTGTTTCTTTCTCTAATTCCCAACTTTATGTGAAATTATGGGCATCAGAAGCATCAGGACTGAGCCAGCGTTGGATACCCAATGGATTTATGATTCACCAATTCACTCTGATGTGGAGGCCAAGTTGAGGCAGCTCCTGGTTGAGCTGGGAAATGAGAAAATACTTGGGATACAAGTAGGTTTAGTGTACTTTATTAATCTGCTTCTTCttgactaaaaaaaaaaaaaaaaaagttattttcttTTCTCCCTTCTGATTGGCTTACATAAATGTAACTTTAGAGGTTTAATGGGTTGGAATCCCTTCAGCTAACGGCAGTGATAACAATTCTTTTTCATTTGACACATTCATTTCTCTTGCTATCTGATATTCTTTCTTAGTAccttttgaagatgtgatttctATTTTCTATGACTTACTTGTTAAAGATTAAGCCTTGGATTATCAGAAGTTCTAATAATTGTTGGATATTTGCTTGTTTCAGCAATCAAACctctttttcttaaattttcttgacAGTTTTAGATTGGCAAACTTTCATGTCCTATGTCTCTAGGAACTTTCATTTTACATTGAACATTAGTAATTGACAATCATGGACATTGAGGTGACCCTGAGTACTGAATCAGAAAAAGAATTCTTTATATTGGAAGAAACTGAAAGTTAAAAAACATTAAAATCATCCCAACACAATCTAATCCATGTATCATGATTGTTTAATTTGGACATAATTTTGATGGATGGAGCAGACTTTTGATCAAATAGTTTGATTTGGAAAACTCAGTTTGTTTGAAAGAAGAATGAAGGTAACTGATAACAAGAAGATGCTAATAACCATTCTCACCTGTTGGATTAAGTGTTTTTTCAAAGAAGAGGAGCAGATGGTATTGATATTCGAATTATGGTGGCAATGGCATGACTATGATGGATGTTAAGTATCTTAATGAGTTTGTTATGTGAATTAAGATGTGATAGCATAGATGGATAGATTGTAAATAAGGTAGAAGATTCATTGAGATATGAAACATATCATTAGGAGTTGTTGGATAATTATTCTTTCGAGGAATAAGGCACATGTGGAAGATTGCCAGGTATAGATGGCTGGAGAAAATGGTAGTTGTTTGGATCTACAACTTCTTCAAATGTTTCATGTTTAGATGAaacattttgatggtttgaactttgaagttgCTTGTTGGTTGTTTATAAGTAAAATATAATGCTCAATAAGTTCTCAATTTTTGCAAGTCTGTGTAAATAATGTGCATTCTTGAACATGATTTACAAATATGAAAAGTATAAATACTGAATGGCTAGTTCATAAACTATGCAGCAAGCATGCAAGCAATAAAATTGTTACGTATATGAAGGTTTTCTTACTATCTAGGGACTTGACTAGACATGTTTTCGGATTATAGACTAAGTTCTTGAGATATTCTTTCTGTCTATCTATCATGCAGTCTGTTGTTTTACTCTTAATAGATTGCTTTAGAAACTGGGGAACTCTATAAAAATTTGGTGATACAAGATTGTCTCCAGGCAATGATACACAGATATAATTTCATGATCGGTTCAGCTTAATGATTTCTTTTATATCCTTTGTTCTGCTGCAGAAGATCTCTGATGTCTAGTAATCCAAGTCATCTTTGTTTCATTTACTTACCTGAAACACAATGTCTGACATCTTCAGGTGTGTGCATACAAAGATGGAAAGGTCTTAATAGATACTGCTGCTGGCATGCTTGGGAGATATGATCCTCGACCTGTTCAACCTGACACCTTATTTCCTGTCTTCTCAGCAACAAAAGGAATCACTGCTGGGATGGTACATTGGCTTGTGGATAAGGGGTATGACATTATCATATATTTTACTTTCAGTACTGAATGGTATCTAGGATTCTAGTGTAGTTTTGTTAGAAACTGTAATAGTTATTTTAATGGTGATTGCGTTGATAATATGGTGGGATTTCAAGAAAGGACATTTGTTGCATATTGCTCAAGTGGTCATTCAAAACTAAGTGACAACATCAAACCAAATATTTTATCTAAAGTTATCTTCTGTGACCTAGTGCAATGCTAGACCAAATCAATATAGATCTTTGTCAACCTAACTTGCACAAATTTGCTATCAACTATACTTCATGATCTACTTTATGTTCCAACTATACCTGCTTGCTTACATTTCTTTCTGCTAGCATCAAGTCAGAACATTTTTCATAGGATAGGATCCATAATGGGTCCAGTGCTACTCTTTATTTTAGCTAATTCTATAAGCTGGATTTGATTCCTTGACTACCACTTATGGAGTCATGTCCTGCGTAATTTCAGGTTCATTTACTTTTTGGCACCACATTTTTAGCCTATGAACAGGAGTTGGGGAATTTCATGTCCTGCGCGCGCGCGCGCAcatacagacacacacacacacataaaatgATGAAATAGTAGATTATCATTTCTACTAGTCTTTGTATATGATCTTATTGAAGTCTAAGCATCCCTTTGTATGATGTAGGACATAGCCTATTACACTTTAGAATCATGGAAATGCTTTGTTAAGCATGAAAAAATTAATTATGGTGATAGCCTTCTGAAAGACATTTTTGTTTGTAGACACATGATCCTATGCAACATTTATGGAGCTTGGCATTTGGCATGTGCCATCACTATCCTCAATGTAAAATCCAAACGATATTCTAGTTATGGAAGCTTTAATgaagatcaatttttttttttgcaggaaATTCAAGCTTGATGAAACCATAGCAAATATTTGGCCAGAGTTTAGTGCCAGCAAAAAAGATATGATAAAGGTGAAGGGCACATTAGATTCCTGAAAATGATTTTTGTGAGCTAAAAAATATGTTGTTATCTCGATTTGTCATttacttcctttccttttttaggTTCATCATGTTCTTAACCACTCATCTGGTTTGCACAATGCTATGTCTGATGTAATGAGGACCAATCCTTTGCTACTTTGTGACTGGGAGGAATCTCTACACCGTATTGCTCAGTCAGCTCCTGAGACAGAACCAGGTTCCCAACAACTATACCACTACTTGTCTTTTGGTTGGCTATGTGGTGGTGTAATAGAGGTATTTTACCACATATTACTTTACTGAAACAAGTATCTACTGTTAATATTTGGTTATTACAAAATTAGCAAAATTTATGTTGCCACATTTGATATAGCTGAAGGTTGAGTACTGTTTTTCACCAAAAATAAAAGTTCATCTTGTATTATGTAATGTGCAAAAGGTGttattatgaaagaaaaataaaatgttgGTACCAAGACTTCAGGCTGGTATCATACCAACTTGTACCAGTGTACTGAGTGTTAGTATGGCGATACATATTAAGCTTTGGAAAGAGCTTGAaaaaatgaaaaaacaaaaaagaataccTAGTACAGGGTCTGTATCGTCCTATACCAAGCAATTCAGGACCTGTATCGTCCTGTACCAGTTACGAGGTGATACAGGTCCTATACAGGGTGTACTGGATGCTAGAGGTCTTGTATTGGACGATACAGACCTTCTATCAGACATAGGGTTTCATGTCCCTAGTCTGCATAACTGAAAGCTACCACTTCTACCATATTGTACCAAACAGTACTGCAAACCTTGGTTGGTACACTACAATAGCTTGAGAGTCTTGACCAGATATTGGCATATTTTTCTTTGTGTTTCTTTTATTGTTTACCTGAAGTTTTAATCTTGTTTTGTATTAAATATTGAAATAATGAATATCTTTTGAAACAGCATGCATCTGGAAAGAAATTTCAAGAAGTACTGGAAGAAGCTTTTATTCACCCTCTCAATATTGAAGGTGAACTATATATTGGCATTCCTCCTGGTATGTACAAATTTTCCTttattctttttggttgaaatagGTCGTCTAATAATTGACAAGTTTGGTGGCACAGGTCGACCTTGACAATATGTAAAAGGAATAATTGATGAAATATGCAACTCTCGGACATTAGTGCTTGGGTACAGTAGATAGAGATTATTGTAAAAACAAGTGATGCCCAGTGGCTTCACTTGTAGTTACAATTATGAGAAATGACCacaacataatcttcagtttgcATGATAAAGAAATAGTTAATCCAATAAACTACAGATGCTCCATGTTGAAGCACATTGGTTCCAGTTATTTATGTTCACTTATCATGCTTAGGAAGATAATTGAACATAAATGTTTAGGAAGATTTATGTTCCAGTTATTTATGTTCAATTATCTCCATGTTTAGGAAGATAATTGGAGAGGAAGGAgattagagaagaagaagatgcccgGAGTTAAGTCACATGTGATTTTGGGCATATGTGAGTTAACTTCACTAGTATTTTCAAGAAGTTCAATACACCAtcaatatcataaaaataaattgGTAACTATCTTTATTTCTTTTATACTTAATAGAGGCTATTCTAcattagatttaaaaaataaaatcagttGCCAATGGCTATGTATTATCTAAAGGCAGAATGCCTGTGTTTAGATATTAGTTAATGAAAACAATCAGCCAAGTTTTTCCTCAATTTCTTTTGGTTTCCATCGGATCTTGAGAAGCAAAAGTTATCTAGTGCTTGAAACCTTAAAATCCTCAACTTAAAAAAAATTGTAATTGGGATCTAATTGTCTGCTTCTATTGAATAAGAATATGTAATTGGTGCAGGACCAGTCCGAATGAAGTCCTCCATATAAAACCCTTCACAAATGACTAGTAGGTTGCATCTCTTTCATTATCTTCCCTTGAGAATCTTTCCTATTATGTGGACGACATTATTCATATTTTTAGTGTAGGTTTAAATCTAGGCCTGATACCAGTTTTGACATGGGACCAGTATGGTACTGGTATACTTGGCAGTTTATTGACCTGCACCTCTATTACTAAAgataataaaaagataaatacCAATTGGTACCGAAACATAGGATAAATACCAATCGGTATCGAAACATAGTCTGCCACCAGTCCTTGGTCAGGCCAATAAACGCTGGATGACAAATACCTGTACAACCAACATTTGAAGCCTTATCTGTTATATTCCTTCTAGAGTCTACACATTCAGATCCTATAGACAACTCAAATAAGAATCTGTaaatatttgatctcctaaagATCTTCTAATCTTTATGAAGATCTTAACAGCCTGATGCTTGATAAGTTTATGTTGAAATTGACATCTTGTAAAATATtgcttttttgtatttttatcatCTAAAATTTTCCATATTCCTGTTTTGTCTCTTGTTTATATAATTATTTGCCTAAAGAGTAAATATCCATGTCCATTTGTCTGAAACTTCACTAAATTTTGGATTTCGTTCCAGGTATAGAGTCTCGGTTGGCAGCACTCACACTGGACACAGAAGATCTACAAAATCTCCTTGAAATCAATGGCAGGCCGGAAATGCCATCCAGCTTGCAGGAGGGTAATTTAGCTGAGATTGCATCTGGCGTTCCTGTGCTCTTTAACACACTAAACATCCGGCGAGCCGTGATTCCTGCTGCCAATGGGCATTGCTCGGCTCGTGCCTTGGCACGCTATTATGCTGCCCTTGCTAATGGTGGATCCACTCCTCCACCTCATTCACTTGTTTCCAAGCCTCCCCTCGGAAGTCATGTACATGTTCCAACATTTCCTTCCTTCAAGCAACCCAAGAAGAAATTGAGAATCAAGGAGATAGATAATCCAGATACACCGACCAAGAAGACCGATGGCTTACGTCGCAGGGGTTGTAGCAATAGCAATAGTCCAAAAAATAACAAGGCTTATAACATTGTAGACAACAACATCGACAATGATGCTCAGAAAAGTGTCAAAAGAATATTTAGTAGCCCCAAGATCCATGATGCTTTCATGGGTGTGGGTGATTACTCCGACATGGTTATTGCAGACGGTAAATTTGGGCTCGGGTTTAGGAGATTTAATACTGCAGCTGGTAATCCGACGAGTTTTGGCCACTCTGGAGTAGGCGGATCCACTGGATTCTGTAATATTGAGCACAATTTCTCAATTGCAGTCACAGTAAACAAGATGTCACTTGGTGGTGTTACCAGAAGTATAATTCAGCTGGTTTGCTCTGAGCTGAACATTCCTGTGCCTGAAGAATTCTTGAGGTTCGGGGAGAAGGGACCCGACATGCAGTTCAATCTGGGTCAGTAACCGCAGCTTGTCACTAACAAGCCTCTCCAGTTTATATACACAGGTTTTTCCCTTTAGATACTATCCTTCCTCACAGTGAAACAAAATATAGATCCACAATTTATTTTCCTTGAACTTTGATGTTATTGTAAACACCATATTTGATATTAATGCATAATTTATATTACCATCAGAAGAATAGAGGATCAAGTGACTTGTGTTATCGTAAAGAATAGAATAGTCTTTTTGATGCATGAAAGATCTACAGTGTCTAATGGCCTCCTTCATATCAGCCTTGGCATTGATGTCATGAGGCTTTTATGTTAAATATTTGCAGATTGTGTGAAATCAACATGCTTCCAACAGATTCTCACTGAGGGACTATATTTTGTTTCAGCTTTTTATCCCTGCTTAATTTTATAGGATCATTTCAATTTGCAAGCAGAATCTAGAGAATGATCTTTTGACCCTTACCGAACTGTGTCTTTGTAGGAAACTTTGGTATTTACATCAGTTCAGCTTTTACTTTCCAATAAGTATTTGACAATTACTGTTCTGACACATGTAAATTGCTTAAAGGCAGATTTCAACATGCAGTAGCAAACACATTAATATGGTTTAATAAACCAGTAATGAAATCCCACACGAGCATTCATCCCGTCGCGCAAAACAAAGCTGCTCTCTGCATCTCTCTCACCTTGGCGCTCAAGCCATGAACTGTGATGAGGAATCGACCAAAAGGAATCCTATCCTGCTTTGCTTGTGGCCGCCGTGCTGAGGTCGATCCCAGAAAGCAGCACCTTGGTGCTCAAGGCACAAGGTCAGCTTTTGAGGATTCCTGACGGTACCGTCCATCGACGAACGGAGAAGGCATCCTTCTTTGCTTCGGTGGTGGTTCCGCCGTAACCTCTTCCTTCCTCCACGAGCAATGCCTTCTAATATGCTACGGCTGCGCCTCCCTCCACACCTCGTCAGCTGCAGCCCATCGATCCATGAATGTATACGTCTCACCATCGATTTGAGTCGATATAGAAGTGCAGACATCAGCGGATCATCTGTTTGCTTCCGCACCTTCTCCGTCTTCCGGAGTTCCTAATGGGATGGGCGACTCTCTACAAGCGGCGGCTCAAAGTATTCACCACGGCATTGCTGATCTACCTGGACTACAAGGTGCTCTGTGCCGCCGGATTCGTTCTTGTTTCCCATCTATTGATTAGCGTCAGAAATCAATGGGGTTTTCTACTCCTGTAGGCCGTGCAGATGATAGATAACTGGTATAGCGGTAGCAGAAGGGATGATCTTTGGCAAGGAACACATGAGCGGAATGCTAAGCGTGTTCTCGATTTGATGATCCAGTTGGAAGGTCTGTGGGTAAAGCTTGGTCAATACCTGTCCACCCGAGCCGACGCTCTGCCAGACGCTTATGTGCGTCTTCTCAAACGGCTGCAGGACTCTCTTCCTCGTCGGCCACTGGAAGAGGTAACTGAATGCTTCCATCAATAACTATGCAGTCTTTGAGTTATCTTGAACATGAAAGATAACTCAGGTGTTAAGTGGATGCAAGACTATGAGTTTATGCCCTCTTTTTATTGCTTCGAATTGACTTCTTCATTGtcatcatcatcaatcatcctCATAATGCACCACAAAAATGCCAAGATGCATGACTACAATGTGCAATATGCATCTGAAAAATGCTTCTGCAAATATACGAAACAATACATCAAATTACAATGCGTAATATGCATTTCATGGG
The window above is part of the Musa acuminata AAA Group cultivar baxijiao chromosome BXJ2-6, Cavendish_Baxijiao_AAA, whole genome shotgun sequence genome. Proteins encoded here:
- the LOC103986887 gene encoding protein ACTIVITY OF BC1 COMPLEX KINASE 3, chloroplastic isoform X2, which encodes MIDEWCKEAPKELDFNQEAENTRKVYKNLRVKSEHDDINSVNRVDVLIPEVIQSSERVLILEYMDGIRLNDKASLDEYGVDKQKLVEEITCAYAHQIYVDGFFNGDPHPGNFLVSKEPPHRPILLDFGLTKLISSSMKQALAKMFLACAEGDHVALLAAFTEMGLKLRLDMPDQAMDIASVFFRNSTPASEALENVKSLADQREKNMKFIQEKMKLNKKEVQHFNPVDAFPGDAVIFIRVVNLLRGLSSTLDVRIVYLDIMKPFAESTLLGSIRTEPALDTQWIYDSPIHSDVEAKLRQLLVELGNEKILGIQVCAYKDGKVLIDTAAGMLGRYDPRPVQPDTLFPVFSATKGITAGMVHWLVDKGKFKLDETIANIWPEFSASKKDMIKVHHVLNHSSGLHNAMSDVMRTNPLLLCDWEESLHRIAQSAPETEPGSQQLYHYLSFGWLCGGVIEHASGKKFQEVLEEAFIHPLNIEGELYIGIPPGIESRLAALTLDTEDLQNLLEINGRPEMPSSLQEGNLAEIASGVPVLFNTLNIRRAVIPAANGHCSARALARYYAALANGGSTPPPHSLVSKPPLGSHVHVPTFPSFKQPKKKLRIKEIDNPDTPTKKTDGLRRRGCSNSNSPKNNKAYNIVDNNIDNDAQKSVKRIFSSPKIHDAFMGVGDYSDMVIADGKFGLGFRRFNTAAGNPTSFGHSGVGGSTGFCNIEHNFSIAVTVNKMSLGGVTRSIIQLVCSELNIPVPEEFLRFGEKGPDMQFNLGQ
- the LOC103986887 gene encoding protein ACTIVITY OF BC1 COMPLEX KINASE 3, chloroplastic isoform X1 encodes the protein MGWGNIYKRRLKVFTLALVIYLDYKAVQKREKWFSKSKKEALWQRTHERNAKRVLNLMIEMEGLWVKLGQYLSTRADVLPEAYIYLLKQLQDSLPPRPLKEVSQTIEKELGKSVNDIFSHFVEAPLATASLAQVHRATLRDGQEVVVKVQHEGIKEVILEDLKNAKSIVDWIAWAEPQYDFNPMIDEWCKEAPKELDFNQEAENTRKVYKNLRVKSEHDDINSVNRVDVLIPEVIQSSERVLILEYMDGIRLNDKASLDEYGVDKQKLVEEITCAYAHQIYVDGFFNGDPHPGNFLVSKEPPHRPILLDFGLTKLISSSMKQALAKMFLACAEGDHVALLAAFTEMGLKLRLDMPDQAMDIASVFFRNSTPASEALENVKSLADQREKNMKFIQEKMKLNKKEVQHFNPVDAFPGDAVIFIRVVNLLRGLSSTLDVRIVYLDIMKPFAESTLLGSIRTEPALDTQWIYDSPIHSDVEAKLRQLLVELGNEKILGIQVCAYKDGKVLIDTAAGMLGRYDPRPVQPDTLFPVFSATKGITAGMVHWLVDKGKFKLDETIANIWPEFSASKKDMIKVHHVLNHSSGLHNAMSDVMRTNPLLLCDWEESLHRIAQSAPETEPGSQQLYHYLSFGWLCGGVIEHASGKKFQEVLEEAFIHPLNIEGELYIGIPPGIESRLAALTLDTEDLQNLLEINGRPEMPSSLQEGNLAEIASGVPVLFNTLNIRRAVIPAANGHCSARALARYYAALANGGSTPPPHSLVSKPPLGSHVHVPTFPSFKQPKKKLRIKEIDNPDTPTKKTDGLRRRGCSNSNSPKNNKAYNIVDNNIDNDAQKSVKRIFSSPKIHDAFMGVGDYSDMVIADGKFGLGFRRFNTAAGNPTSFGHSGVGGSTGFCNIEHNFSIAVTVNKMSLGGVTRSIIQLVCSELNIPVPEEFLRFGEKGPDMQFNLGQ